The sequence below is a genomic window from Nitrospira sp..
ATATCCAGCCGGTCCAATAAGGGACCGGAGAGTTTTGCACGATACCGGCGAATCTGTATGCCGGAACAGATACAAGACCGAGTCCGGTCTCCATAATATCCACAAGGACAGGGGTTCATCGCCGCAATCAGCATGAACTGGGCTGGGTATTTAAGCGTCCCACTTGCCCTTGTCAGGATGACAGACCCATCCTCCAACGGTTGCCGTAGCCCTTCGAGCGCCCCTCGCTTGAATTCAAGCGATTCGTCCAAAAACAATACCCCGTTATGCGCGAGCGAAACTTCCCCGGGCCTGGGGATGGTCCCTCCCCCGACCAACCCTGCGTCAGAGATACTGTGGTGCGGGGCCCGAAACGGCCGAACGGTCAACAACGGTCGGTCCGGGGTGAGTAATCCCGCCACGCTGTGCACTCTGGTCGTTTCAATCGCTTCATCCAATTCCAACAACGGCAGGATGGACGGCAAGCGGCGCGCCAACATGGTCTTACCGGATCCGGGGGGACCGACCATCAAGACATTGTGTCCCCCCGCCGCTGCCACTTCGAGGGCTCGTTTGGCGTGGTCCTGTCCACGAACATCGGCATAGTCCTCATCTTCTGTCGTGCTGACCGCCCCCAAGATACCCGGACATGACTCGCTTGGAACGAGAACCTGGCTTCCCTTCAGAAATTCGACCGCTTCAGGAAGGGTGTGGATCGGATAGACACGGACCCCTTTGACCCATGCCGCTTCAGCCCCATTGTCTGCGGGAAGCAGCAAGTCGTAACCGGTTCGGCAGACCAGCGCAAAGGACAGGGCTCCGGTAATCGGCTTCACGCGGCCGTCCAACGACAATTCCCCGACAAGCACGGAACGATCGAGCACCGACTGCGGAATCACCTCTTCCGCGACGAGAATGCCGATGGCAATCGCGAGGTCGAGCCCCGACCCCTCTTTTTTGACACCGGCAGGAGCAAGATTGACGGTGATGCGTTTGGCAGGGAAGTGAAACCCGGTATTCTTCAGTGCGGATCGAACACGGTCTCGGCTTTCCTTCACCGTGGCATCCGGCAACCCGACGACCGAAAACTGCGGGAGCCCGCCGGAAATATCGACTTCGACATCTACGAGATGTGCATCAAGACCGACCAGCGCCGCGCTCGTGACCCTCGCAAGCATGACCCCACGCCTTTCCCTAGCAGGATGCTGAAACAGTCCGCCGGCGTCGTTCTCGCGTCGCTCAGAGGCTCACCGTACGGCGGGGAGTACGGTGAGCCTCTTTACTCGCTGCGGCCTTGCCGGACAGCCTTTTTGAGCATCCTGTGCTCGTTCCTGAACCAGACTCTGGTGCGTCCCGGTTGCGTATGCGAGCCTTGCCCAGCTGGTTTTTCCGCAGCCTGCCGGCTGAGCCACTGAAAAAAATGTGTTCATTATAGGGAGTCTCTGTAAGGGTTTCAATAGAACCTTCTCTCGACCGTTTTGTCTCAGGCTACAGTTCGAGGCGGCTCGTGCCCCTTCGGCCGGACTTACCCGGCCACGTATGATCGGCTACAGGAGAGGCCTCCATGGAGAATGTGGGCTAGCACCCCATCGACCGCCTCTGTATAATTCGCCATGCTCCGCAGGGCACCGCCAGAGAATTCGGTTCGGTCGGATGAACCACCATGCTATGAACACCCCTCTCAGATCCTGATCCTTGGTATGACGCTCTGGTTGGGCTTACTCCCGATCCAGAATGATTCTGTCTTGGCGATCGACGGAACTACCGGCGTTCCTCGGCAACAACCCAAGCACGCTTCCCCTTATGTTGGATCAGCCATGGCCGTGCTGGCCACCCTTCAGCAGGCGGCAGTGCTTCCGCCAGAAGGCACGCGAGAGGCCGATCGTGTCATCCAAGCCGTCATCCAACTGCAATCCGTCTTTGCCAAGGGAGCGGATCCCGCAATTCAGGCATTCGCCCAACGTGCGCTGGCCGACAAGCACGGAGAACAAGCCGCACCTGCCCTGGAGCAATTTCGCGCCAACGGGTGGACGGCAGACGTGCTGGAAGCACTCGCGGATGCCGACTTCAAGGCCTCACCTGACGAGGGGGAGAAACTGGCGGTGGGGCTCGGACAGTTTAATGTGTCGGTGGATGATTTTCGGCGATTCATGCGACTCGTGCGGGACGGCCGATCGGCCCTCATGGCACAAGGATTGGCCTTTGAGGAGGTCTATACGCGTCATCGGAACACGATGCCGGGCACCACACGCTAGCACGCTCTTTCATGGTGCTGGTTTCGAGTGTCTGGTCTCTTGTGATGGCTTCATTGAAGAACATGAAACCCGAAACCGAGACTCATCTCACCAAGCGACATCACACGTACAACCATATGGATATCACAACCTGAATAAAGGAGAATCCCATGGCGACGAGAGCGTACATTCTTATCAAGGTCAAAGCGGGACGAACAAAGGATGTGGTCGGTGCACTGAAGCGCATCCCAGGTGTTGAACAGGCTCACTCCTGCTTCGGCCGTCCGGATATTTTCGTCTTTATCAGCGTCCAGGACGAGCGCGCACTCTCCGACGTGGTGATTACCAAAATCCATGCGATCGACGGCATCGAAGAAACGGATACCCACATCGTCGCAGAATCGTAGCCCGCATCACGATAGAGAGATATCTCGTGAAGCGTACGACGCGTCATGGGTGCACGTCACGGTTCACACTTCGGCAGGCTTACGGCCCTGAGTTCTCTCGAAGGGCGACCAACGGTCGACGATGACGGGAGCGCCCCCGAGCTGGGCCGATTGGTAACAGGCTTCGGCGATTTCCACAGCTCGGCACCCGTCTTCTCCCGTAATCGGCATAGGTGTGCCGTCATAAACCGCTTGAAGGAATGCTGAGAGGGTATCGAGGACGGTCAGGGACGGAGGGATGTCGATATCGGCTGTCGTTTCCCCGGAACTCGTTTCAGTACAGATTCGGCGACGCATCCAGTCGGCCTCTACCCGCCCCTGTGAACCGACCCAGATTGCTCGTCCCGCACGCTCACTCACAACTCGGGTGATCTCCATGCGACAGATCGTTCCCCCTGTCATGGTGAGATGAACTGAGGCCATTCGTTCCGGAGCAATCGGTGGGATGTGATCCATCGTGCAGCGCACGGCCTGTACCTCTTCACCCGTCAGGAACCGAGCCAGATCAAGCATGTGCACACCGATCTCCAGTAAGGCCCCTCGCTTCCCATAGCCCGCCACATGGTCCGGAGCCGTCTTCCGAATCTCGATCTGAAAGACTGCGTCAAGCTCCAGAGAGCGCCCGAGAGAGGATTGGAAGCGCTTCATGTGCTGAATGGTCCTGTCGAACCGAAGGGTCTGGGCCGTCATGAACGGGAGCCCGGCATCGTGGGCCAGCGCAACCATTGTCCGGGCATCGGTGACCGTTGTCGCCAGCGGCTTCTCAACCAACAAGGGTTTGCGGGCTTGCACAGCAAGTCGGCAGATCTCCGGGGAGTACAGAGGGGGAGTCACAACCACGATCGCGTCGACCGACGGATCAGCGATGAGCGCATGGGCCTCACCGTACACCGTAACCGAGTCGGCACCAGGGAGCTGAAACCCCTGTTCGGGATGTCGTCGACACACAGCCTGGAGAGAAGCCATAGGCAGATCATGAACAAGATGCTGGGCATATCGAGCTCCGTGCCGGCCGACCCCGATCAACCCCACTCTGATGCGGTCTCTGTTCATGATGCGTCGGACTATCGTTAGAGCCACGTCATCCAGCCGTCAATTGACATTCCCACAAACGGCTTCATATAGTAACGCCATGTTCGGCACAACACCACTCCGGTAACAGAATCTCAATCATGCCTACAGCACCAATCGCTCCGTTTTCAGTCGATCAGATCGGAACGGGAACCGCCCGTTTCCCAAGCGGCGTACCGATCCCCACACATACCGATCAGATGGTGGACCCCTATTTCAAAAGCAAAATGCCGAAGGAGCACCAAGTCGATTGCCTGCTCTTTTGGCCGCAACAAGCCGGGACCTATCCAGGGCTTGTCCTGCTCCATGATTGGTGGGGACTGACGAGTCAGATGAAGGATCTTGGCGCACGCCTGGCCTGTGAAGGATACATGGTCGTTATTCCCAATCTCTACGGTCGATTGGGAGGGATGGTCACCGCCAACGACGACGTCGCCGCTGCCCTGCTGGCACGACAGAACGACGACCAGGTCATCACCGATATCAACTCGTGCTGCGAATATCTCAATACTCGCACCATGGCGAAGAAGAATATTCATGGGGTCGTCGGGTACGGAATGGGTGGATCGTATGCACTGCGGTTCGCCTGCCACCGAAAACGGTTGCGTGCGGCCGTTTCATACTACGGGAAAATGGTGACGCCCAACGAAATGATGAAAGACCTCTTTTCGCCGGTCCTCTATCATCAGGCGGGAAACGACACCTGGGCCACACAGGACGATGTCGAACAACTACGGAGTACTTCCGCAGCATACGCCAAGCGGGTCGAGATCCATTGCTACCCCAACGCCTCACATGCGTTCTGCAACGAGACGAAACCAAGTGCCTATGACGCCGACAGTGCGTCCCTCGCGTGGGAGCGTACGGCCGGCTTTCTGAAGTCGTGTTTCCAAGGAACATGAGTCAGTCTCGTTCTCCCCTTGACGATTTTCCATACACACTCGGCAATATGGCAAACAAGCTGATGCAGCATCAACCTGGTCTCGAACAACGACAGGAAAGAGTAGGCCCACTCCTCATCCTGCTGGGCGTACTCCTCCTCCCGTCGTTGGCCATGGCAGAGGAACAAGGCTCTCCGCGCGTATTGACCGACGTGGTGACACAACGAGGCGATCAGCTTGCGCTGCTCGAGTCAGACGAGGGAGCGCTGAGGTTGTTTACGACATCGGTCGGACCGGCCCTGGGGTTGAAAGATGCCGCCGGAGTCTTGGGAGCCAGACTCCCCGGCAAAATGGTCAAGGAACTTGGGGTGGCGGAATTGTCCCAGTCCGTCTCTGAGTTGATGAAAGCGTTGGGGACATGGCAGTTCGCCAATTCCCTTCGCCAGGAGGCAGGATCATCTGGTCCCGACGTTCCCCTTCCTACCGCACGGCAAGACTGGTTACGGGCAAAAAACCCGACGGCCTCATTTCCTGAGCTCCTCCGTCTGACAAAGGACGAACGAGGATCTCAGCCGGCGCAGGGAACATCGCAGGCACGAAACGTCGAACTGCTCTTGGCGGCGGAACGTACGGCGTTTGAAGCCAGTCACCACGCCATCACGACCTGGTGGAACATCCATGGGTGGAAGGAGCGGATCCGACAAGCCAAAGGCCGTTCACGACTCTGCGGGACCTGGCAATGGATCATTCATAATCACCAGATCCATGGAGAGCAGAAATCCACCATCATCTTTTCCCCGCCAGGACAAGCCTCGGCCAATGCTGCCGCGCCGGCGGAAAGCATCGTTCTCGGAGATGCCATTTACTTGCGTTGGGAGCAGAACGGACACATCCAAGAAGACAGTCTCCTGTTCATCAAAGACGATCAGAAGATCGAAGGGTCTTTTCAGAACAACACCGGCGGATGGGGCCCCATCAGCGGCAAACGCCTCGCTCCCTGCAAACCATAGTGGATAGTTCAAAAAGACCGTCCAGCGAGACCGCAGCGAGCGAAAGGCCGAGGCGTACGCGGTTGGTAAGTTGAGGCCTTGAGCGATGCGAGAGCAAAGCTGGAGGACTTTTTCAACATCCTCCCCAGCGCCAGGCACGCCACCCCAAAACACCCCAGCCTGCGATGAAGAGCACGCCACCGACCGGCGTCACGGCGCCCAACCATCGGATACCCAAGAGCGACACTGCGTACAGGCTCCCGCAAAACAAGACGGTCCCGGCTGCAAACAGCCACCCCGCTTTGGCCGTGCCGGTATCCCGTCCGAGGTGCACTCCAAACCCGCTCAAGATCAGACCAAACGCGTGGTACATCTGATAGCGAGTCGCGGTATCGTAGACCGCCAACATTGACGGCTCCAAAATCGTCTTGAGCATATGCGCACCAAATGCCCCAGCCGCGACGCCAAGTCCTGCGCTGACGCAACCGATTCCCACCAACCACCGTGCTGACGAGTCAATCCCCATGGCACATCACTCCCTTACTCAACCGGCCGGAAACCAGCGCGGATCATACGCGATCTCAGCCGAATACTCCATCGCCAACACCGAGGAGCGGCATGGATTCTTCTGGTATAGTTGTTCGATGCAGCACCGATGGATCATCGTCTGGCTTGTGTGGCTCCCCGTTCTTTCCACAGGCGGAGCACTCGCCATGGCCGCCGACTCCCAACAAGTCGACCGAAACAAAGGACTCACCGTCGAAGATCTTACACGTGGATTACGGAGCGCCGCGCAGAATATCGAAAAAGAAATTCCCAAAATCGGACCGGCAATCGGAGCAACGATCAAATCCGTCGGAAGAGGGACTTCGAACAAAACACCGTCCCAGAATCCACCGTCCGATACACGATAGCATTCCGCCTCTCATCTCAAACGACCTCCCCAAATCAGTCTTTGCTTCTTGTTGCCGACTCCTGTATGGTTCATACCTATTTTTGCAACCACTCTGAACGAGGGCCATCATGTGGGACAAAAAACGAGAGGGCGATTCCGACAATGGGAATTTCACCGTCCTGGGAAAGGACGTCACGTTCAAGGGCATCGTCCACTTTCACAGCACGGTTCAGCTCGACAGCTCGATTGAGGGCGAGATCCATGCAAAAGGGATGTTGGTGATCGGTGAGAATGCCACGATCCGAGGAACCATCGTCGCGGAAACCATTGTGACCAGAGGAAAGATCCATGGCAACGTGACCGCGACGAGTAAGATCCAATTGCTCAAGCCCGCGGTCGTCCTCGGCGACGTCTCTGCTCCGTCGTTCTCGATGGAAGAGGGCGCTTTTTTTAAAGGATCGATCGACATGGGCTCACACCCGGTGGCCGATGAGCTCCAACAGACGCCCCTGGTCCTGACGGAATCACCGCAACGGCTGAGCCTTTCCCGTCCGGTATTGATCGAGAGCGAGCGAGAGGGCTGACGACCTCCCGCTCTGCATCCCGTTAATGCAAAAGTTCCTTGGGAATATTCCCACCGTTCGCCGCCAATTTCTGCAACACCGCTTTATGAAGCCACATATTCATGTGGGCTGAATCACCCATCTTGTCCGCAGGGCACCCGAGCTCGGTCGCAAGTTCTTTACGCGCCGTGAGACTGCTGTCCAAATTCAAGAGCTTCATCAAATCGACGATCGAGGTCTTCCAATTCAGCTTCTGCGAATTCTTCGCGGCAAGCCCTTCAAGTTTTCCCACGACATCGACCGCCGACATCGCAGTAGGCTTTGGAGCCGCCGGCGCGGCAGTGGGAGCTGACGGAGCGGCTGTCGCTGGTGCAGCAACCGGAGGTGCGGTTGCCGCGTGCGCCGCGGCACCAAATCCAAGTTTCTCCATAATCGTGCCGAAAAGTCCCATCGCAAATTCCTCCTGGTGGAAGAGTGGCAAATCACATTTCTCTGTCGTTGACATCGAATCTACCACTTAAGCAGAAACAAAATCACCCCACTTTTACTCGAGCAGCTATTCCGCTCATCAAGACTGTCTCACAATAGTACAGGTCCGCACTTTCATTCTGTACAATCCCTACACCGAACCTTTCCGCGTCGGATAGACATCGTTCGACTATTCAGTAACGTGATACAAAGGCTGCTCGTTACATCTCACTCTTCGTTATCTCTTCCCGGTTTTTTTACCCTGCTGTAAGATACCGCCCTAGCCGTTCACCAACCGGGAGGCTTACCGATGGCTCGAAGTGTTCCGCTTCGTTCATTGCGTCGTGTCATAAAAGCCGCGTTATTGACCGAACGACAGGACGGTTCTGCAGCCGATGCCCTTGATGTCATCGAAGAGCAGACTTCAATCATGGAGTCTCGAGTGATCTCGCGCCGCCAATTTTTAGCCGGCGCCGGGGCCACCGGCGCCACACTCGCCATGGGTACGATGGCCGGCTTTCCACGGCAGGCTGGTGCCAAACCGTTGCCTTCCTCACTCTCAGTCGGAATCGTCGGGGCAGGACTCGCCGGATTGGCTTGCGCGGATACACTCAAAGCCCAGGGCATTCGAGCCTCTCTCTATGAAGCAGCGGCCCATGCGGGCGGCCGCTGTTCATCATTACGCGGATTTTTCCCCGGGCAAGTGGCGGAACGTGGCGGGGAGCTCATCGACAATTTGCATAAGACCATGCTGGGCTATGCGCAACGATTCGGTCTCATCGTAGAAGATGTGAACAAGGAGCCGGGAGAAGTGTTTTACCACTTTGCCGGACAACGGTACCCGGAAACCGCGATCGTGAATGAATTTCGTGATTTTGTATCCGTGATGCGGACCGATTTGAGCCGTCTGTCGCGGGCGGTCACGGCAATCTCCCATACGCCTGACGATGTGACTCTCGACCGAACGAATTTGCTCGCCTATCTGGAGGGCCAGAATGGCGCCGGAATGAAGGCAGGCCCCCTCGCAAAAGCCGCCATCATTGCAGCCTATGAGGGCGAGTATGGCCTCACGGCAGATGAACAAAGCGCTCTCAATCTTCTTCTGTTCATCCACCCTGACCGCCGTTCGGAGTTCACCCCGTTCGGCATCAGCGACGAACGCTATCATTTAGTAGGCGGCAATGACCTGATCGTTGAGGGATTGATCGGCGAACTGCCCGGGCAAATTCTGTATGGGAATAGGCTCATGCGAGTCCGCAAGATAAGCGACGGGCGCATCGAGCTCACCTTTCAACAAGGTGCTCGCACCGTCACGTTCTCTCATGATGCGGCCGTCCTGGCCATTCCATTTACGACTCTGCGCCACGTGGATTTGGACAGCAGCCTAGGCGTGCCTCCTGCACAGCACGCGACGATTCAAAATTTGGGATATGGCTCCAATGCAAAGACAATGGTTGGCTTTTCAAGTCGACCTTGGCTGGCATTGGGTGGAAACGGCACCTCCTACTCCGATCTAGCACATCTTCAGACGACGTGGGAGACAAATCCTGCTCTCGGATCGGCGACAAGAGGTGTTCTGACAGATTATTCGAGCGGGCCCCGCGCTACTCGCTTAGATCCTAATGCGGTCCAGGCAAATACTCAGCAGTTCTTACAAGATTTGAATCGGCTGTACCCTGGAGCCTGGGGGGCCGCCGCGCTGGTGCAAGGCCGGTATCTTGCCCATCTCGAACATTGGCCGTCGAATCAGCTGATGAAAGGCAGCTACACCTGCTACCGTCCTGGCCAATTTACTACGATGGCCGGACTGGAGGGTGTTCCTGTGGGAAACCTGTTGTTTGCCGGCGAACATGCGAACTCCTTCTATGAATGGCAGGGCTTCATGGAAGGAGCCGCTCTCTCCGGCATAACGGCAGCACAATCCATTCTGACAATGGCCAAAGCTCATTGACGTAAGCTCGTTCTCCCATGCGTCCAGCACATCCTCCAGCACGTGCGCGTCGCGCTTCGAAAGCAACATTGCGCATTCTGTCGCTCGGCGACTCGGCTCTCACCATCGAATTCGGGAACGAGATCAATTCGAGAATCAATTCCCGAGTCGTGGCATTCGCAACGACCCTCTTCGACCAACATTGGCACGGTATCCGCGACATCGTCCCCACCTATCGATCAGTCACTGTTCACTTTGATCCGCTCCAATGGGATTCAGCCACATTGGCCAAGAGACTCAAGACCTTACCGCGACGAGAACCAGGCCCGGCTGAACCACAAGGCGTTCTCCATGAAATTCCCGTCTTGTACGGCGGTGAGTGGGGACCGGACTTAGAAGAGGTCGCCGCCTTCGCCGGGCTACAACCCGCTGAAGCCGTCGCATTGCATGCCTCGGTACCCTATCGTGTCTACATGCTAGGATTCAGCCCAGGCTTTCCCTATTTGGGACTCCTCCCTGAACGGTTGGCGATGCCTCGCCGAGCAACCCCACGGACAAAAGTCCCAGCTGGATCGGTCGGTATCGCTGATCGCCAGACCGGCATCTATCCGACTGCTACCCCAGGCGGCTGGCAGCTGATCGGTCGAACACCGGTCGCCGTTTATCGAAAGGCCAAGACCGATCCATTCTTGCTGAAGCCGGGCGACAGAGTCCGATTCAAACCGATTGCACAGGAC
It includes:
- a CDS encoding YifB family Mg chelatase-like AAA ATPase encodes the protein MLARVTSAALVGLDAHLVDVEVDISGGLPQFSVVGLPDATVKESRDRVRSALKNTGFHFPAKRITVNLAPAGVKKEGSGLDLAIAIGILVAEEVIPQSVLDRSVLVGELSLDGRVKPITGALSFALVCRTGYDLLLPADNGAEAAWVKGVRVYPIHTLPEAVEFLKGSQVLVPSESCPGILGAVSTTEDEDYADVRGQDHAKRALEVAAAGGHNVLMVGPPGSGKTMLARRLPSILPLLELDEAIETTRVHSVAGLLTPDRPLLTVRPFRAPHHSISDAGLVGGGTIPRPGEVSLAHNGVLFLDESLEFKRGALEGLRQPLEDGSVILTRASGTLKYPAQFMLIAAMNPCPCGYYGDRTRSCICSGIQIRRYRAKLSGPLLDRLDIHLDVPPVPVRDLRTELPAAESSAAIRSRVATARDRQRRRYRAEGIYANAQLKPRLVKRYCGIDQPAQELLEQAMAKLRLSARAHGRILRVARTIADLADSERIETVHIAEAIQYRSFDRNPDV
- a CDS encoding Lrp/AsnC ligand binding domain-containing protein → MATRAYILIKVKAGRTKDVVGALKRIPGVEQAHSCFGRPDIFVFISVQDERALSDVVITKIHAIDGIEETDTHIVAES
- a CDS encoding Gfo/Idh/MocA family oxidoreductase; the protein is MALTIVRRIMNRDRIRVGLIGVGRHGARYAQHLVHDLPMASLQAVCRRHPEQGFQLPGADSVTVYGEAHALIADPSVDAIVVVTPPLYSPEICRLAVQARKPLLVEKPLATTVTDARTMVALAHDAGLPFMTAQTLRFDRTIQHMKRFQSSLGRSLELDAVFQIEIRKTAPDHVAGYGKRGALLEIGVHMLDLARFLTGEEVQAVRCTMDHIPPIAPERMASVHLTMTGGTICRMEITRVVSERAGRAIWVGSQGRVEADWMRRRICTETSSGETTADIDIPPSLTVLDTLSAFLQAVYDGTPMPITGEDGCRAVEIAEACYQSAQLGGAPVIVDRWSPFERTQGRKPAEV
- a CDS encoding dienelactone hydrolase family protein → MPTAPIAPFSVDQIGTGTARFPSGVPIPTHTDQMVDPYFKSKMPKEHQVDCLLFWPQQAGTYPGLVLLHDWWGLTSQMKDLGARLACEGYMVVIPNLYGRLGGMVTANDDVAAALLARQNDDQVITDINSCCEYLNTRTMAKKNIHGVVGYGMGGSYALRFACHRKRLRAAVSYYGKMVTPNEMMKDLFSPVLYHQAGNDTWATQDDVEQLRSTSAAYAKRVEIHCYPNASHAFCNETKPSAYDADSASLAWERTAGFLKSCFQGT
- a CDS encoding DUF423 domain-containing protein, producing MGIDSSARWLVGIGCVSAGLGVAAGAFGAHMLKTILEPSMLAVYDTATRYQMYHAFGLILSGFGVHLGRDTGTAKAGWLFAAGTVLFCGSLYAVSLLGIRWLGAVTPVGGVLFIAGWGVLGWRAWRWGGC
- a CDS encoding polymer-forming cytoskeletal protein, with translation MWDKKREGDSDNGNFTVLGKDVTFKGIVHFHSTVQLDSSIEGEIHAKGMLVIGENATIRGTIVAETIVTRGKIHGNVTATSKIQLLKPAVVLGDVSAPSFSMEEGAFFKGSIDMGSHPVADELQQTPLVLTESPQRLSLSRPVLIESEREG
- a CDS encoding DUF3597 domain-containing protein, which produces MGLFGTIMEKLGFGAAAHAATAPPVAAPATAAPSAPTAAPAAPKPTAMSAVDVVGKLEGLAAKNSQKLNWKTSIVDLMKLLNLDSSLTARKELATELGCPADKMGDSAHMNMWLHKAVLQKLAANGGNIPKELLH
- a CDS encoding NAD(P)/FAD-dependent oxidoreductase, whose amino-acid sequence is MARSVPLRSLRRVIKAALLTERQDGSAADALDVIEEQTSIMESRVISRRQFLAGAGATGATLAMGTMAGFPRQAGAKPLPSSLSVGIVGAGLAGLACADTLKAQGIRASLYEAAAHAGGRCSSLRGFFPGQVAERGGELIDNLHKTMLGYAQRFGLIVEDVNKEPGEVFYHFAGQRYPETAIVNEFRDFVSVMRTDLSRLSRAVTAISHTPDDVTLDRTNLLAYLEGQNGAGMKAGPLAKAAIIAAYEGEYGLTADEQSALNLLLFIHPDRRSEFTPFGISDERYHLVGGNDLIVEGLIGELPGQILYGNRLMRVRKISDGRIELTFQQGARTVTFSHDAAVLAIPFTTLRHVDLDSSLGVPPAQHATIQNLGYGSNAKTMVGFSSRPWLALGGNGTSYSDLAHLQTTWETNPALGSATRGVLTDYSSGPRATRLDPNAVQANTQQFLQDLNRLYPGAWGAAALVQGRYLAHLEHWPSNQLMKGSYTCYRPGQFTTMAGLEGVPVGNLLFAGEHANSFYEWQGFMEGAALSGITAAQSILTMAKAH
- the pxpB gene encoding 5-oxoprolinase subunit PxpB, with the protein product MRPAHPPARARRASKATLRILSLGDSALTIEFGNEINSRINSRVVAFATTLFDQHWHGIRDIVPTYRSVTVHFDPLQWDSATLAKRLKTLPRREPGPAEPQGVLHEIPVLYGGEWGPDLEEVAAFAGLQPAEAVALHASVPYRVYMLGFSPGFPYLGLLPERLAMPRRATPRTKVPAGSVGIADRQTGIYPTATPGGWQLIGRTPVAVYRKAKTDPFLLKPGDRVRFKPIAQDEFDQLSRETEHDNH